In Clostridium swellfunianum, a genomic segment contains:
- a CDS encoding sugar phosphate isomerase/epimerase family protein, producing the protein MRHQFSLSTSWNISRYENIEDFLRELEDMDFDKIEVNYEVSQRFVDDIAPYVERGRVKVTSVHNICPTPKGYKNLDSTLALSHTNEETRKLAVSLSKNTLDIAHRFNAKAVVLHTGEVGGIFQLNDALRDMLSKGEARTVRFSEIRNKIIQERKERSLPYIMAAEKSICELSDYICEKGYDVKLGLENRDRYHQIPVREEYDLWFDKLKQYPIGLWYDIGHGEVHNNILSESCIPLLEKYKERLLGFHIHDTDGINDHYAPGMKKTRFELLKDYLNLEVIKVLELKPFVSKQDVCNGVEFLKKKLSNP; encoded by the coding sequence ATGAGACACCAGTTTTCACTTTCAACCTCCTGGAATATATCCAGGTATGAAAACATAGAAGACTTTTTAAGAGAGCTTGAGGACATGGATTTTGATAAAATTGAAGTAAATTATGAGGTTTCTCAAAGGTTTGTTGATGATATTGCACCCTATGTGGAAAGAGGTAGAGTAAAGGTAACAAGTGTGCATAACATATGCCCAACTCCCAAAGGCTATAAAAATCTGGATTCTACTCTTGCACTTTCTCATACTAACGAGGAAACAAGAAAACTTGCTGTGAGCCTTTCGAAAAACACACTGGATATTGCCCATAGGTTTAATGCAAAGGCAGTAGTTCTCCACACTGGAGAAGTAGGTGGTATTTTTCAATTAAATGATGCCCTGAGAGATATGCTCAGCAAGGGAGAAGCGAGGACAGTTAGATTTAGTGAAATAAGGAATAAGATAATTCAGGAAAGAAAAGAAAGAAGTTTGCCTTATATCATGGCTGCAGAAAAGAGCATTTGCGAACTATCTGATTATATATGTGAAAAGGGCTATGACGTGAAGCTGGGATTAGAAAACAGAGACAGGTACCACCAAATACCTGTCAGGGAGGAATATGATCTGTGGTTTGATAAGTTAAAACAGTATCCAATTGGCTTGTGGTATGATATAGGTCATGGGGAGGTTCACAATAATATTCTTTCAGAAAGCTGTATTCCTTTGCTTGAAAAATACAAGGAAAGGCTTCTAGGATTTCATATACATGATACGGATGGAATTAACGACCACTATGCTCCAGGAATGAAAAAGACAAGATTTGAGCTTCTTAAAGACTATTTAAACTTGGAGGTTATTAAAGTGCTTGAGCTTAAGCCTTTTGTTTCCAAACAGGATGTGTGCAATGGGGTAGAATTTTTAAAGAAAAAGCTAAGTAATCCATAA
- a CDS encoding DUF6020 family protein, producing the protein MIKNLLKQRLNKSNHSLTFLLLLLFSLVLPGSLLIIPESKSKQGSFLTNSLFVYAIEVIVILLFLFLLFKFLESIYISTNKPSINKLYIFYYALPSIAVGFYYLIALYPGIMTNDSFNQWMQVHTHSLYDWHPVPHTIFIYFVTKLWDSPAAIAIAHMTLQSLVLGYILYIFNKLGVNKKLLYLIAILGSLYPSNAVMSIAIWKDIPYNASLSLLTIFILNILITKGKWLDNHLNNVAFICCSVIVVLFRHNGLLSFIGTMFLGLLLLRYKRKTIGLILVSVLSVYILVKGPIYSYLNVKPGTSNEAFGIPTQQIAAVVKNNGYLTPQQKEKINYIMPLDVMAETYHPYSVDLIKFHDEFDRNAIVNDKVGFLKLWFDICIQNPAIVTKAFLDQTSLVWQIKEPLGRGYTFTANREVVRNDYNIKNKIISEPITSSVYKILDFTEKKENIWLFWRPALLLFIILFAGLLCIRKNDITFLLLVSPVLLNNLSILAAIPAQDYRYLHANNLISIIIVLASFIKLNSNISKEF; encoded by the coding sequence ATGATAAAAAACTTATTAAAGCAACGGCTTAATAAAAGTAATCACTCTTTAACATTTTTATTGCTGCTACTATTTTCTCTAGTGCTACCGGGAAGTCTCTTGATTATTCCTGAATCAAAATCAAAGCAAGGTTCTTTTCTAACAAATTCCTTATTTGTCTATGCAATAGAAGTGATTGTCATATTACTTTTTTTGTTTTTGCTGTTTAAATTTCTAGAAAGTATATATATAAGCACAAATAAGCCTAGTATAAACAAGCTATATATCTTCTACTATGCTCTTCCTTCAATAGCAGTAGGATTTTATTATTTAATAGCACTATATCCTGGGATTATGACCAACGACTCTTTTAATCAATGGATGCAGGTTCATACACATTCACTTTATGATTGGCATCCAGTACCTCATACAATATTTATTTATTTTGTTACTAAACTATGGGATTCACCAGCTGCAATTGCAATAGCTCATATGACATTACAGAGTTTAGTTCTAGGATACATTCTTTATATCTTTAATAAATTAGGCGTAAATAAAAAACTGCTATATTTAATAGCAATTCTAGGTTCACTCTATCCATCAAATGCTGTAATGAGTATAGCAATATGGAAAGACATACCATATAATGCTTCCTTATCGCTATTAACCATATTTATACTTAATATACTAATTACAAAAGGTAAATGGCTGGATAATCATTTAAATAATGTCGCATTTATATGTTGTTCAGTTATAGTTGTACTTTTTAGACATAATGGTTTATTGAGTTTTATTGGCACTATGTTTCTAGGGTTGTTACTTTTAAGATACAAACGTAAAACTATTGGATTAATATTAGTTTCTGTCCTGTCAGTTTATATCCTTGTTAAAGGTCCTATTTATTCTTACTTAAACGTAAAACCTGGAACTTCAAATGAAGCCTTTGGTATCCCAACCCAACAAATTGCTGCTGTTGTAAAAAACAACGGATATCTAACTCCCCAACAGAAGGAAAAAATAAATTATATAATGCCCCTAGATGTTATGGCTGAAACATATCACCCATATTCAGTGGATCTGATTAAATTTCATGACGAATTTGACAGGAATGCAATTGTAAATGATAAAGTTGGCTTTTTAAAATTATGGTTTGATATTTGCATACAAAACCCAGCAATAGTTACTAAAGCTTTTCTCGATCAGACCTCACTAGTATGGCAAATTAAAGAACCATTAGGAAGAGGCTATACATTTACTGCAAATAGGGAAGTTGTTCGAAATGATTATAACATTAAAAATAAAATTATTAGTGAACCGATAACAAGTTCGGTATATAAAATATTAGACTTTACAGAGAAAAAAGAGAATATATGGCTATTTTGGCGGCCAGCTCTTCTATTATTCATAATACTTTTTGCTGGGCTCCTTTGTATACGTAAAAATGATATAACTTTTTTATTATTAGTTTCACCAGTACTACTTAACAACCTTAGTATTTTAGCCGCTATACCTGCGCAAGACTATAGATATCTTCATGCAAATAACCTTATATCTATAATCATAGTACTAGCATCATTTATTAAGCTCAATAGTAATATCTCAAAAGAATTTTAA
- a CDS encoding HAD family hydrolase produces MIKAISFDGNGVLYYRSKDVSDSVLEYIKTNYKSNLEVDENRKKFRELLERSFSHEFSKLEMLERYLDYAGITDLNHRKDIIDKEMEFSRTVELYPTESETILELNKRGYKLGMITNTYQSAAEKADWFLRLGLGCVVEEVVSSIEIGIAKPNVGIYQEFLRRVGYEPREVAYVAHDEEELIGAHNAGMVTISFNYEGNFKADYHLEVFKDILDIPELYKF; encoded by the coding sequence ATGATAAAGGCAATATCCTTTGACGGTAACGGAGTTTTGTATTATAGAAGCAAGGATGTTTCAGATTCTGTGCTGGAATATATAAAGACTAATTATAAAAGCAATTTGGAAGTGGATGAAAACAGGAAGAAATTCAGAGAACTTTTAGAAAGGTCCTTCAGTCATGAATTCAGCAAATTAGAAATGCTTGAAAGATACCTTGACTATGCAGGCATAACTGATTTAAATCATCGCAAGGACATTATTGACAAGGAAATGGAGTTCAGCAGAACTGTAGAGCTATACCCTACTGAGAGCGAAACTATACTTGAGCTTAATAAAAGAGGCTACAAGCTGGGGATGATAACAAATACTTATCAATCAGCAGCAGAAAAGGCAGACTGGTTTTTAAGACTTGGCCTGGGCTGTGTGGTTGAGGAGGTTGTATCTTCTATAGAAATAGGCATAGCTAAGCCTAATGTTGGAATTTATCAGGAATTCCTTAGAAGAGTAGGATATGAACCTAGGGAAGTAGCCTATGTGGCTCATGACGAAGAGGAGTTAATTGGGGCCCATAACGCTGGAATGGTGACCATATCCTTTAATTATGAGGGGAATTTTAAAGCTGATTACCACCTTGAGGTTTTTAAGGATATTTTGGATATACCTGAGTTGTATAAATTTTAG
- a CDS encoding peroxiredoxin → MTLAELKEGVKAPDFKLIGSDDKEHSLIDYLGKQVVLFFYPKDNTPGUTNEAVSFRDSLSQIEDLNAVVIGISRDSITSHKKFIDKHQLPFILLSDSEELVCNLYGVLKEKNMYGKKSIGIERSTFVIDENGLVKKTFRKVKVDGHIGEVINALK, encoded by the coding sequence ATGACTTTAGCAGAGCTTAAAGAAGGAGTAAAAGCTCCAGATTTTAAACTAATTGGCTCAGATGATAAAGAACATAGTCTAATTGACTATTTAGGAAAGCAGGTTGTACTATTCTTTTATCCAAAGGATAATACCCCTGGATGAACAAATGAAGCTGTAAGCTTTAGAGATAGTTTATCTCAAATTGAAGATTTAAACGCTGTTGTAATTGGAATAAGTAGAGATTCAATTACTTCACATAAGAAGTTTATTGATAAGCATCAACTGCCTTTTATACTGTTATCAGATTCAGAAGAGTTAGTATGTAATCTTTATGGTGTACTAAAAGAAAAAAATATGTATGGTAAAAAATCCATAGGAATAGAAAGAAGTACTTTTGTTATAGATGAGAATGGATTAGTGAAAAAGACTTTTAGAAAAGTCAAAGTAGATGGACATATAGGGGAAGTTATAAATGCCTTAAAATAG
- a CDS encoding glycosyltransferase family 2 protein yields MKIAVLIPCYNEELTIGKVIDDFRRELPEADIYVYDNNSKDKTSEIARERGAIVKKEYRQGKGHVVRSMFRDIDADCYIMIDGDDTYPSEFVHRLIEPIAKGEANMVIGDRLSNGTYRSENKRAFHNLGNDMVRNLINKLFKSNLRDIMTGYRAFDREFVKGMPVLSPGFEIETEMSIHALDKKFLIKEIPIDYRDRPEGSVSKLNTVSDGIKVMKTIFMLYKDYKPLMFFGVLTAIFLGLGLIVGLPVIIEFIKTRFITKVPSAILAVGLIVLSTMSFTCGVILDTIVKQHRQMYELMLNNIRSNLNKR; encoded by the coding sequence TTGAAGATAGCAGTATTGATCCCTTGTTATAATGAAGAATTAACAATTGGAAAGGTTATTGATGATTTTAGAAGGGAACTTCCTGAAGCTGATATTTATGTATATGATAACAATTCAAAGGACAAAACTTCAGAAATCGCAAGAGAGCGTGGTGCAATAGTAAAAAAAGAATACAGGCAGGGTAAAGGACATGTAGTTCGCTCTATGTTTAGGGATATAGATGCAGATTGTTACATAATGATAGATGGAGATGATACATATCCATCAGAGTTTGTACACAGACTTATTGAACCTATAGCCAAGGGGGAGGCTAATATGGTTATAGGAGATAGATTATCCAATGGAACATATAGAAGCGAGAATAAAAGGGCTTTTCATAATTTAGGTAATGATATGGTAAGAAATTTAATAAACAAACTATTCAAGAGCAACTTGAGAGATATAATGACTGGATATAGGGCTTTTGATAGAGAGTTTGTTAAAGGAATGCCTGTACTAAGTCCAGGATTTGAAATTGAAACGGAAATGAGCATACATGCATTAGATAAAAAGTTCTTAATTAAAGAGATACCAATTGATTATAGAGATAGACCAGAGGGAAGTGTTTCAAAGCTTAATACTGTGAGTGATGGTATTAAAGTTATGAAGACTATATTTATGTTATATAAAGATTATAAGCCATTGATGTTTTTTGGTGTTTTGACTGCAATATTCTTAGGCCTAGGACTTATAGTTGGCTTACCTGTTATTATTGAATTTATAAAAACTAGATTTATAACAAAAGTGCCATCTGCTATACTTGCAGTTGGTTTAATAGTTCTATCCACTATGTCTTTCACATGTGGAGTAATTTTGGATACTATAGTAAAGCAGCATAGACAAATGTATGAATTGATGTTGAACAATATAAGATCAAACTTAAATAAGAGGTAA
- a CDS encoding DUF5412 family protein gives MIFNTKNKKPKNIYWNYHENTANIKWVDDNTVIINSHKLDVLKDTFDFRRSK, from the coding sequence TTGATCTTTAATACAAAGAATAAAAAGCCTAAAAACATATACTGGAATTACCATGAAAATACTGCAAATATTAAATGGGTAGATGATAACACTGTTATTATCAATAGTCATAAGTTGGATGTACTAAAGGACACTTTTGACTTTAGAAGAAGTAAATAA
- a CDS encoding ABC transporter permease — protein MGELTREKFIVTGCEENQNFDSLERYSITYWQKARKRFLENKGAIICLLFILLIILMTIIGPHLTKYKFNQEVYKSVLRNAAPSREHWFGTDGKGRDIFARMWMGARGSLFIGFTVAFINIGIGVIYGSICGYFGGLVDEVIMRIVEIVMSIPNMMMIILMSIILGSGLLNIIAAMSITGWCGVTRIIRGQIMQIKRQEYILAAEALGASSSRIISKHLVSNIIGITIVTITLEIPSVISTEMMLTFAMLIDAGSAMTWGTVGKDLGAALIVYPYQVYIPYTIISLTLICFNIVGDALADALDPKLN, from the coding sequence ATGGGGGAATTAACAAGAGAAAAATTTATTGTTACTGGGTGTGAGGAGAATCAGAATTTTGATTCTTTAGAAAGATACAGTATTACCTATTGGCAAAAAGCACGGAAACGATTCTTGGAAAATAAGGGAGCAATAATATGTTTGCTGTTTATTCTATTAATAATCCTTATGACTATTATTGGTCCGCATTTGACAAAATATAAGTTTAATCAGGAAGTTTATAAGAGTGTATTAAGAAATGCAGCGCCATCAAGAGAGCATTGGTTTGGTACTGATGGCAAGGGAAGAGATATATTTGCAAGGATGTGGATGGGGGCTAGAGGCTCTCTTTTTATTGGTTTTACAGTAGCTTTTATAAATATAGGGATAGGAGTTATTTATGGGAGTATATGTGGGTACTTCGGTGGTTTGGTTGATGAAGTAATCATGAGAATAGTAGAGATTGTTATGAGTATACCAAACATGATGATGATAATCTTAATGAGTATAATACTTGGATCAGGGTTACTGAATATAATTGCAGCGATGAGTATAACAGGTTGGTGTGGGGTAACAAGAATCATTCGAGGTCAGATTATGCAGATTAAGCGTCAAGAGTATATATTAGCTGCAGAAGCACTTGGAGCTAGTTCTTCAAGGATTATATCAAAGCATCTTGTATCTAATATTATCGGCATAACAATAGTAACTATTACATTGGAGATTCCTAGTGTAATATCGACAGAAATGATGCTTACGTTTGCTATGCTTATTGATGCTGGTAGCGCTATGACCTGGGGAACTGTAGGCAAAGATCTTGGAGCAGCACTTATCGTATATCCTTATCAAGTATATATCCCATACACAATAATAAGTTTAACTTTGATTTGCTTCAATATTGTTGGCGATGCATTAGCAGATGCTTTAGATCCTAAGTTAAACTAA
- a CDS encoding peptidylprolyl isomerase has protein sequence MDNKVLATVEGREITQRDLENAISRFPRERQGYFMGEEGKKQLLNQIISFELIYSYAKDNGIEKDPAYISQVEAAKKEILTQTAINNILADVKVTDDEVKDYYEANQQYFNSEESVTARHILVDSLDEAQEIKKKIDDGMNFEMAALQYSSCPSKEQGGSLGSFTRGRMVPEFEQAAFELEVGELSEPVQTQFGYHLIKVEEKNEGTVKPLEEVYPTIQREILNERESFKYMQFTEGLKSKYDVVLK, from the coding sequence ATGGATAACAAAGTATTAGCTACAGTTGAGGGTAGAGAAATAACTCAGAGAGATTTAGAAAATGCTATTTCAAGATTTCCAAGGGAAAGACAAGGATACTTTATGGGTGAAGAAGGGAAGAAACAACTTTTAAACCAGATAATATCCTTTGAACTTATTTATAGTTATGCTAAAGATAATGGAATAGAAAAAGATCCAGCATATATTTCACAGGTGGAAGCTGCTAAGAAAGAAATATTAACTCAAACTGCTATTAACAATATACTTGCTGATGTAAAAGTAACTGATGATGAAGTAAAAGATTATTATGAAGCAAATCAACAGTACTTTAACAGTGAGGAAAGCGTTACTGCTAGACATATACTAGTAGACTCTTTAGACGAAGCTCAAGAAATTAAAAAGAAGATTGATGACGGAATGAACTTTGAAATGGCCGCACTTCAATATTCATCATGTCCATCGAAGGAACAAGGCGGAAGTCTTGGAAGTTTTACTAGAGGTAGAATGGTTCCAGAATTTGAGCAGGCAGCTTTTGAGTTAGAAGTTGGAGAGTTAAGTGAACCAGTCCAAACACAATTTGGATACCATTTAATAAAGGTAGAGGAAAAAAATGAAGGTACAGTAAAACCTTTAGAAGAAGTTTATCCAACGATACAAAGAGAAATATTAAATGAGAGAGAAAGCTTTAAATATATGCAGTTTACTGAGGGATTAAAGAGCAAGTATGATGTTGTTTTAAAGTAA
- a CDS encoding EamA family transporter — translation MYRYILLCLIFTLAGAFGGLFFKKAATSSTNIIKTVLSPYLYIGGILYVIGAVLNIVVLKELKYTIVLPLTSITYVWTIIISYFILKEKITIKKLFGIAMILIGAIILGLYS, via the coding sequence ATGTATAGGTATATATTACTATGTTTGATTTTTACTCTTGCAGGCGCCTTTGGAGGGCTTTTCTTTAAAAAGGCAGCTACGAGTTCAACAAACATAATAAAAACAGTATTAAGTCCATATCTGTATATAGGTGGAATTCTGTATGTTATTGGAGCAGTACTTAATATAGTTGTTCTCAAAGAGTTAAAATACACGATTGTCTTGCCCCTAACCTCAATTACTTATGTGTGGACAATAATAATATCTTACTTCATATTAAAAGAAAAAATAACCATTAAAAAACTATTTGGAATTGCCATGATTTTGATTGGCGCTATTATTTTAGGATTATATTCTTAG
- a CDS encoding ABC transporter ATP-binding protein encodes MSSIVLKGINKYYDKVHVLKNLSLTIDEGDFMTLLGPSGCGKTTTLRVIAGLENPQSGTITMDGSIVTNAEESYFAPSSKRGLNLVFQSYALWPHMTVFENVAFGLNVKKVPKEEVKERVTNALVRMKIDDYAERYPSELSGGQQQRVAIARAIVSEPKILLLDEPLSNLDAKLRIEMRAELKRLHRDLKTTIVYVTHDQVEALTMSTKIAIFFEGELVQVDTPKNIYNNPVSMKVADFIGNPKINFIEGACSSGKGKLLVKSALGEVIFEEPENKTYDKEIILALRPEDICIHREEAEQTVEGRIYSVLPAGSETLIQLMVNGAFIMAKMIGQIEYDSDERVWISFAKEKINVFEKGTGRDIFRLN; translated from the coding sequence ATGAGCAGTATAGTACTAAAAGGGATAAACAAATATTATGACAAAGTACATGTTTTAAAAAATTTAAGCCTTACCATAGACGAAGGAGATTTTATGACCCTTCTAGGGCCGTCGGGATGCGGAAAGACAACAACCTTAAGAGTTATCGCAGGCCTTGAAAATCCTCAGAGCGGCACTATAACTATGGATGGCAGTATTGTGACAAATGCAGAGGAAAGCTATTTTGCACCTTCCTCTAAAAGAGGGCTGAACCTTGTGTTTCAAAGCTATGCCCTTTGGCCTCATATGACGGTTTTTGAAAATGTTGCTTTTGGCCTGAATGTTAAAAAGGTGCCAAAGGAGGAGGTAAAGGAAAGAGTTACAAATGCTCTTGTAAGGATGAAAATAGATGATTATGCTGAGCGCTATCCTTCAGAGCTATCAGGGGGACAGCAGCAAAGAGTTGCAATTGCCAGGGCAATAGTTTCTGAGCCTAAGATTCTTCTTTTGGATGAGCCCCTTTCAAATTTGGACGCCAAGCTAAGAATTGAGATGAGGGCAGAACTTAAAAGGCTTCACAGGGATTTAAAAACAACTATAGTTTATGTAACTCATGATCAGGTCGAGGCACTTACCATGTCAACAAAAATAGCCATATTTTTCGAGGGTGAATTAGTTCAGGTGGATACGCCGAAAAATATATACAACAATCCTGTGAGTATGAAGGTGGCTGATTTTATAGGCAATCCAAAGATTAACTTTATAGAAGGCGCCTGCAGCTCTGGAAAGGGAAAGCTGCTAGTAAAAAGCGCTTTGGGTGAGGTAATCTTTGAGGAGCCTGAAAATAAGACTTATGATAAGGAGATTATACTTGCATTAAGACCTGAGGACATTTGCATTCATAGGGAAGAAGCAGAACAAACCGTTGAGGGCAGAATTTATTCCGTACTGCCTGCAGGCTCTGAAACATTAATACAGCTGATGGTTAACGGAGCATTCATTATGGCTAAAATGATTGGACAAATTGAGTATGATTCTGACGAGAGAGTCTGGATTTCTTTTGCTAAGGAAAAAATAAATGTATTTGAGAAAGGCACAGGAAGGGATATTTTCAGACTGAATTAA
- a CDS encoding EamA family transporter, producing the protein MKVDIISSIKKNLKGILIIIAAALLTSIGQMLWKISNGSNLKWLILGFLCYGIGAVLMIIAFRFGSLSVLHPMLSFGYIFAIFLGNFVLKEHITSIQYLAIIIIMCGVVLIGGGDV; encoded by the coding sequence ATGAAAGTAGATATAATATCCTCCATTAAGAAAAACTTAAAAGGAATTTTAATAATAATAGCAGCGGCTCTATTAACATCAATTGGTCAAATGTTATGGAAGATATCTAATGGTTCAAATTTAAAGTGGCTTATATTGGGTTTTTTATGTTATGGAATTGGGGCAGTATTGATGATAATAGCCTTTAGATTTGGAAGTCTTTCTGTTCTTCATCCCATGCTAAGTTTTGGCTATATCTTTGCAATATTTTTAGGAAATTTTGTATTAAAAGAACATATTACTAGTATTCAGTACTTAGCAATAATTATAATAATGTGCGGTGTTGTTCTTATAGGAGGCGGAGATGTATAG